In Paenibacillus algicola, a genomic segment contains:
- a CDS encoding molybdenum cofactor biosynthesis protein MoaE: MDTIQILLFAGLAESIGQSSVHFPQDQLPLATKALKEQLMKSYPEAASLISVSLAAVNQEYAGDEHLILPGDEVALIPPVSGGDGLGGDSEAQATPAVSADGLCMISGQTLQPDETLAKVQHRNHGASLSFVGTTREMTGEMKTVTLEYEAYVPMALAEMQKIVHQIQEQWPGARCAISHRIGTVDVGEISVVIAVSAPHRDSCYDASRYAIEELKRTVPIWKKEIWEDGSEWKGVQTGPWAPTFDKN; encoded by the coding sequence CTGGCCGAATCCATTGGCCAATCCTCGGTCCACTTCCCGCAAGACCAGCTGCCTCTCGCCACCAAGGCACTGAAAGAACAGCTTATGAAAAGCTATCCCGAAGCGGCTTCCTTGATCTCCGTTTCCCTGGCCGCGGTAAACCAGGAGTATGCAGGCGATGAGCACCTGATTCTGCCGGGCGATGAGGTTGCACTTATTCCTCCGGTTTCCGGAGGTGACGGGCTGGGCGGCGATTCTGAGGCTCAAGCTACACCGGCAGTGTCTGCAGATGGACTTTGCATGATCAGCGGCCAGACTCTTCAGCCTGATGAGACCTTGGCTAAAGTACAGCACCGGAATCATGGTGCCTCCCTGTCTTTTGTCGGGACCACCCGCGAAATGACCGGAGAGATGAAGACCGTGACGCTGGAGTATGAAGCCTATGTGCCGATGGCACTTGCCGAAATGCAGAAGATTGTCCACCAGATTCAAGAACAGTGGCCGGGAGCCCGCTGCGCCATCTCCCACCGTATTGGCACGGTTGATGTCGGGGAGATCAGTGTGGTCATCGCCGTCTCAGCCCCCCACCGGGACTCTTGCTACGATGCCAGCCGCTATGCCATTGAAGAGCTGAAACGGACCGTTCCCATCTGGAAAAAAGAGATCTGGGAAGACGGCTCGGAGTGGAAAGGCGTTCAAACCGGTCCATGGGCTCCAACATTCGACAAAAACTAG
- a CDS encoding HD-GYP domain-containing protein, translating to MRIHVTDLQPGDTITKDAFNPHGVHVMQKGTVLQLEEISKLLQHSIDYIEIQARELHLHASTPEEMPDSLYRIKPQFDQAIEAISSIFMNALKHGKFDEDVVDDAFQPVVDSLMKQKDVVSLLLMLNQEDDYTTRHSMQVGVLSYYLSTWMGYSKDEAYEIGKAGYLHDVGKCRIPKEILNKPGKLTAEEFDEVKRHTTYGYEIIRESMDDELTALVALQHHERDDGRGYPQALQSHQIHPYSHIAAVADVYSAMSSTRVYQSKRQLLHVLQELYRMSFGQLNGKPVHAFIKHMLPNFIGKKVTLASGQSGTIIMTNPSDYFRPLVQTSAGFIDLSKSSEDAIKDIKL from the coding sequence TTGAGAATACATGTTACCGACCTGCAGCCCGGTGATACAATAACAAAGGATGCGTTCAATCCACATGGCGTTCATGTTATGCAAAAGGGTACGGTCCTTCAGCTTGAGGAAATTTCCAAACTGCTGCAGCATAGTATTGATTACATTGAAATTCAAGCTCGGGAGCTTCATTTGCACGCCAGCACTCCGGAAGAGATGCCGGATAGCCTATACCGGATTAAGCCTCAATTCGATCAAGCAATCGAAGCCATTTCTTCTATTTTTATGAATGCCTTGAAGCACGGTAAATTCGATGAAGATGTCGTCGATGATGCATTTCAGCCGGTGGTTGATTCCTTGATGAAGCAGAAGGACGTGGTATCTCTGCTACTCATGCTGAATCAAGAGGATGATTATACGACCCGGCATTCGATGCAGGTGGGCGTGCTCTCCTACTATTTATCAACCTGGATGGGCTATTCCAAAGACGAAGCGTACGAGATTGGCAAAGCCGGTTACCTGCACGATGTCGGGAAGTGCCGCATTCCTAAAGAGATTCTGAACAAGCCTGGAAAGCTCACTGCTGAGGAATTCGATGAGGTCAAACGTCATACTACATACGGCTACGAAATTATCCGTGAATCCATGGATGATGAGCTGACAGCCCTGGTTGCCCTGCAGCATCATGAACGAGATGATGGCCGGGGCTATCCGCAGGCGCTCCAGTCTCATCAGATCCATCCGTATTCTCACATTGCGGCTGTAGCAGACGTATACAGCGCCATGTCCAGTACCCGTGTGTATCAATCCAAGCGCCAGCTGCTGCACGTGCTGCAGGAGCTGTATCGGATGAGCTTTGGACAGCTGAACGGCAAGCCGGTTCACGCATTCATCAAGCATATGCTGCCGAATTTCATCGGCAAGAAGGTCACCTTGGCATCAGGCCAATCGGGCACGATTATCATGACCAATCCGTCTGATTATTTCCGACCACTGGTCCAAACCTCGGCTGGATTTATCGATCTGTCCAAGAGCTCCGAGGATGCCATTAAAGATATTAAACTATGA
- the sufB gene encoding Fe-S cluster assembly protein SufB yields MAKKAPEMEEYKYGFRDEHKAIFQTGKGLTREIVTEISKIKNEPQWMLDFRLKSLEQFEKMDTPKWGGDLEDLDFNDIQYYVRPSEKQGKTWEEVPAEIKETFDKLGIPEAEQKFLAGVSAQYESEVVYHNMQKDLEDQGVIFTDTDTALREHPEIFKEYFSTVVPPSDNKFAALNSAVWSGGSFIYVPKGVKCEIPLQAYFRINSENMGQFERTLIIADEDSFVHYVEGCTAPIYSTNSLHSAVVEIICKKNARVRYTTIQNWAPNIYNLVTKRAVAEENATMEWVDGNIGSKLTMKYPAVVLKGRGAKGMVLSIAVAGKGQHQDAGAKMIHLAPDTTSTIVSKSISKHGGKVTYRGLASFGRNAEGAKANIKCDTLILDNESTSDTIPYNEIKNDNVTLEHEATVSKVSEDQLFYLMSRGLSEAEATQMIVMGFIEPFTKELPMEYAVEMNRLIKFEMEGSIG; encoded by the coding sequence ATGGCAAAAAAAGCTCCTGAAATGGAAGAATATAAATATGGTTTCCGCGACGAGCATAAAGCTATTTTTCAAACCGGTAAAGGCTTGACGCGTGAAATTGTTACTGAAATTTCCAAGATCAAGAATGAACCTCAGTGGATGCTGGATTTCCGCTTGAAATCTCTGGAGCAGTTCGAGAAGATGGACACTCCGAAATGGGGCGGAGATCTAGAGGATCTGGATTTCAATGATATTCAGTACTATGTAAGACCTTCAGAGAAGCAAGGCAAGACCTGGGAAGAGGTTCCTGCTGAAATCAAGGAAACCTTTGATAAGCTTGGAATTCCGGAAGCAGAGCAGAAGTTCCTTGCGGGCGTATCTGCACAGTATGAATCCGAGGTTGTGTATCATAACATGCAGAAGGACCTGGAAGACCAAGGCGTTATCTTCACAGATACCGACACGGCGCTGAGAGAGCATCCTGAAATTTTCAAGGAATACTTCTCTACAGTGGTTCCTCCTTCGGACAACAAGTTTGCGGCACTGAACAGTGCTGTATGGTCCGGCGGAAGCTTCATCTACGTTCCTAAAGGCGTGAAGTGTGAAATTCCGCTGCAGGCATATTTCCGCATTAACTCCGAGAACATGGGGCAGTTCGAACGGACGCTCATCATTGCAGATGAAGACAGCTTCGTGCACTATGTCGAGGGCTGTACGGCTCCAATCTACAGCACGAATTCCCTGCACAGCGCAGTCGTTGAAATTATTTGTAAAAAGAACGCTCGCGTTCGCTACACTACCATCCAGAACTGGGCACCGAACATTTATAATCTGGTGACCAAGCGCGCGGTGGCAGAAGAAAATGCAACGATGGAATGGGTGGATGGCAACATCGGCTCCAAGCTGACGATGAAATACCCTGCCGTTGTTCTGAAGGGCCGCGGCGCTAAAGGGATGGTTCTGTCCATCGCTGTAGCGGGTAAAGGCCAGCACCAGGATGCCGGCGCGAAGATGATCCATCTGGCTCCGGATACGACGTCCACAATTGTATCCAAGTCCATCAGTAAGCATGGCGGTAAAGTAACCTACCGCGGTCTCGCTTCCTTCGGACGTAATGCTGAAGGCGCCAAGGCGAACATCAAATGTGATACTCTGATTCTGGATAACGAATCCACATCGGATACAATTCCTTATAATGAGATCAAGAACGATAACGTGACGCTGGAGCATGAAGCGACCGTTTCCAAGGTATCTGAGGATCAGCTGTTTTATCTGATGAGCCGCGGCTTGAGTGAAGCGGAAGCGACACAGATGATCGTTATGGGCTTCATCGAGCCGTTCACGAAAGAGCTGCCGATGGAGTATGCGGTGGAGATGAACCGACTGATCAAGTTCGAAATGGAAGGTTCCATCGGTTAA
- the sufU gene encoding Fe-S cluster assembly sulfur transfer protein SufU produces the protein MQLDDLYRRVIMDHYKNPRNQGMFEDGHVTINLNNPTCGDRISLQLKVEDGVVQDAKYTGEGCSISISSASMMTEAVKGKSVQEAEELAGRFSSLMKGETVEFDEYEDIEALSGVNKFPARIKCATLAWNALRKGIEGKEEKS, from the coding sequence ATGCAACTTGATGATTTGTATAGACGTGTCATAATGGACCACTATAAGAATCCCCGTAACCAAGGAATGTTTGAAGACGGCCATGTTACGATTAATCTGAACAATCCGACCTGCGGCGACCGAATCTCTCTTCAGCTGAAGGTGGAGGACGGTGTAGTCCAGGATGCGAAGTACACGGGAGAGGGCTGCTCCATCAGCATCTCCTCGGCATCCATGATGACTGAAGCTGTCAAGGGAAAGAGTGTTCAGGAGGCTGAGGAGCTGGCTGGCAGATTTTCGTCCCTCATGAAGGGGGAAACGGTGGAATTCGACGAGTATGAGGATATCGAGGCCCTATCCGGTGTCAATAAGTTCCCTGCCCGCATCAAATGTGCAACCCTGGCCTGGAACGCACTTCGTAAAGGTATTGAAGGCAAGGAAGAAAAGTCCTAA
- a CDS encoding cysteine desulfurase, whose translation MNASIREQFPILNQEINGHPLVYLDSAATSQKPRAVIDAVKHYYEWENANVHRGVHTLGSRATDAYEGAREKLARFINAKSTEEIIFTRGTTTAINLVASSYARSVCGPGDEIVLTEMEHHSNLIPWQQAAIAVGATLKYIPLQPDGTITLEDVEKTVTPNTKVVAIGYVSNVMGVVHPVKEIAEIAHRNGAVISVDGAQSTPHMKIDVQDLDCDFYALSGHKMCAPTGIGALYGKKALLEQMEPIEFGGEMINDVGLYESNWKDLPWKFEGGTPIIAGAVGLGAAIDFLQDVGMDEIERHESRLAAYAMNRLAELDGFKLYGPAVREVGLITFNLGDVHPHDVATVLDAQGVAIRAGHHCCQPLMRWLKVSSTARASFYLYNTEEDVDRLISALIQTKEYFGDAT comes from the coding sequence ATGAACGCGTCCATCCGCGAGCAGTTCCCCATTTTGAATCAGGAGATCAACGGACATCCGCTGGTTTATCTGGACAGTGCGGCGACTTCGCAGAAGCCCCGCGCTGTGATTGATGCGGTCAAGCATTACTATGAATGGGAAAACGCCAACGTGCACCGCGGCGTACACACGCTCGGAAGCCGGGCTACGGACGCCTATGAAGGCGCCCGGGAGAAGCTCGCCCGTTTCATTAATGCGAAGAGCACCGAGGAGATTATTTTTACAAGAGGGACGACGACAGCGATCAATCTGGTTGCTTCATCATATGCCCGCTCGGTGTGCGGTCCGGGGGACGAAATTGTTCTGACGGAAATGGAACATCACAGTAATCTGATTCCGTGGCAGCAGGCAGCGATTGCTGTGGGTGCCACGCTGAAATATATCCCGCTGCAGCCGGATGGCACCATTACACTGGAAGATGTGGAGAAGACGGTGACCCCTAACACAAAGGTAGTCGCTATCGGCTACGTCTCCAATGTGATGGGTGTGGTGCATCCGGTGAAGGAAATTGCAGAAATTGCTCACCGCAACGGAGCTGTGATCTCGGTTGACGGAGCGCAGAGCACCCCTCATATGAAGATTGACGTTCAGGATCTGGACTGTGACTTCTATGCCCTGTCAGGCCACAAGATGTGTGCGCCTACAGGCATTGGTGCCCTGTATGGCAAGAAGGCGCTGCTGGAGCAAATGGAGCCGATTGAGTTCGGCGGGGAAATGATCAACGATGTCGGTCTGTATGAGTCCAACTGGAAGGACCTCCCTTGGAAATTTGAAGGGGGAACCCCGATCATTGCCGGCGCTGTCGGTCTAGGGGCCGCCATTGATTTTCTGCAGGACGTTGGCATGGATGAGATTGAACGCCATGAGAGCAGGCTTGCGGCTTATGCGATGAACCGGCTGGCAGAGCTTGACGGCTTTAAGCTGTACGGCCCTGCCGTCCGCGAGGTGGGACTCATCACCTTCAATCTGGGGGATGTCCATCCGCATGATGTGGCTACGGTGCTGGACGCTCAGGGCGTTGCAATCCGCGCAGGCCATCATTGCTGTCAGCCGCTGATGCGCTGGCTTAAGGTATCTTCTACTGCACGAGCGAGCTTTTATCTGTATAATACAGAAGAGGACGTCGACCGGTTGATCAGCGCCTTAATCCAGACAAAGGAGTATTTTGGCGATGCAACTTGA
- the sufD gene encoding Fe-S cluster assembly protein SufD yields the protein MTTQTTLPVNAEALKAVSQSKQEPAWVTEGRLSALELAGSLPLPKLEKQRIDRWNIQAYGEYKAAQELTSLDELPEHAAKLVEGSREGGLIIQRNSGTVYTKLSDELRSQGVIFTDLETACSQHEELVKPYLHQAIKADEHAMAALHAATWNGGVFLYVPKNVEVELPLQAVLLTDDAGALFAPHILIVAEANSRVTYVDNYVDSGLEGHVTHNGAVEIFVKNGAKVRFASVHQLSTDITDVTYRRAVVDNDASMEWIVGEMNDGDTASDTMSILKGSGSLSDAKVIAVGSGSQKINYTTQARHFGKSSASQMITRAVMREEAQAIINGITKIEKGATKADGQQTERVLMLSPKSRGDANPILLIDEDDVTAGHAASVGQVNAEQIYYLMSRGISRTMAESLIIYGFLAPVVSEIPLEGLRDQLQSLVERKLGQ from the coding sequence ATGACTACACAAACAACTCTTCCGGTCAACGCTGAGGCCTTAAAGGCTGTGTCTCAAAGCAAGCAGGAGCCGGCGTGGGTAACAGAAGGCCGCCTGTCCGCGCTGGAGCTGGCCGGCAGCCTGCCGCTGCCAAAGCTGGAGAAGCAGCGCATTGACCGTTGGAATATTCAAGCGTATGGAGAGTATAAAGCTGCTCAGGAGCTGACATCCTTGGATGAGCTTCCGGAGCATGCTGCCAAGCTGGTGGAGGGCTCCCGGGAGGGAGGACTTATTATCCAGCGCAACAGCGGCACCGTGTACACCAAGCTGTCGGATGAGCTGAGGTCGCAAGGCGTAATTTTTACGGATTTGGAAACCGCGTGCTCCCAGCATGAGGAACTGGTGAAGCCTTACCTGCACCAGGCCATCAAGGCTGATGAGCATGCGATGGCTGCACTTCATGCGGCAACCTGGAACGGCGGAGTGTTCCTTTACGTTCCGAAGAATGTAGAGGTTGAGCTTCCATTGCAGGCCGTACTGCTGACCGATGACGCGGGTGCCCTGTTTGCTCCTCACATTCTGATTGTTGCTGAAGCCAACAGCCGGGTGACTTACGTCGATAACTATGTAGACAGCGGACTTGAAGGCCATGTGACGCACAATGGCGCTGTAGAAATCTTCGTTAAGAACGGCGCTAAGGTTCGTTTTGCATCCGTGCATCAGCTGTCGACAGACATCACAGACGTTACTTATCGCCGTGCAGTGGTAGATAATGACGCATCTATGGAGTGGATTGTCGGCGAAATGAATGACGGCGATACCGCCAGCGACACGATGAGCATTCTGAAGGGCTCGGGATCACTGTCTGATGCGAAGGTCATCGCGGTGGGCTCCGGCTCGCAGAAGATCAACTACACCACACAAGCCCGTCACTTTGGCAAAAGCTCGGCGAGCCAGATGATTACCCGTGCTGTGATGCGTGAAGAAGCACAGGCCATTATCAACGGCATTACCAAGATCGAGAAGGGTGCGACGAAGGCGGACGGCCAGCAGACAGAGCGCGTACTGATGCTGAGCCCGAAATCCCGCGGGGATGCGAACCCGATTCTGCTGATCGATGAGGACGATGTAACTGCAGGCCATGCGGCTTCCGTAGGACAGGTGAATGCAGAGCAGATTTACTACCTGATGTCCCGCGGTATTTCCAGAACCATGGCGGAGTCCCTTATCATCTACGGGTTCCTGGCACCGGTAGTCAGCGAGATTCCTCTGGAAGGTCTGCGTGATCAGCTTCAGAGTCTCGTTGAAAGGAAGCTGGGACAATGA
- the sufC gene encoding Fe-S cluster assembly ATPase SufC has translation MSTKFVIEGLKATIEGKEILKGINLEMNGGEVHAIMGPNGTGKSTLASALMGHPKYEVTDGSVTLNGEDLLDMEVDERALAGLFLAMQYPSEIAGVTNSDFLRSAINARRGEGNEISLIKFIRQMEGKMKELEMNPEFAHRYLNEGFSGGEKKRNEILQMMLLDPKIVVLDEIDSGLDIDALRIVANGVNAMKSEERGFLIITHYQRLLNYITPDYVHVMMQGRIVKSGGPELAQRLEAEGYDWIKEELGITDETVGQEA, from the coding sequence ATGTCCACGAAGTTCGTCATCGAAGGCTTGAAAGCTACAATTGAAGGTAAGGAAATTCTGAAAGGAATTAATCTTGAAATGAACGGCGGCGAGGTACACGCCATTATGGGTCCGAACGGAACAGGTAAAAGTACACTGGCATCCGCATTGATGGGTCACCCGAAATATGAAGTAACCGACGGAAGCGTAACTCTCAATGGTGAGGATCTGCTGGATATGGAAGTGGATGAGCGCGCTTTGGCAGGCTTGTTCCTGGCTATGCAGTACCCGAGTGAGATTGCGGGCGTTACGAATTCGGACTTTCTGCGCAGTGCCATTAATGCACGCCGCGGTGAAGGCAACGAGATTTCATTGATCAAGTTCATTCGTCAAATGGAAGGCAAGATGAAGGAGCTTGAAATGAATCCTGAATTCGCCCACCGTTACCTGAACGAAGGCTTCTCCGGCGGTGAGAAGAAGCGGAACGAAATTTTGCAAATGATGCTGCTGGATCCGAAGATTGTTGTTCTGGACGAAATTGACTCCGGTCTTGACATTGACGCTCTGCGGATCGTAGCGAACGGTGTGAACGCGATGAAATCAGAAGAGCGCGGCTTCCTTATTATTACCCACTATCAGCGCCTGTTGAATTACATCACTCCGGATTATGTGCACGTGATGATGCAGGGCCGTATTGTGAAGTCCGGCGGACCTGAGCTTGCACAGCGTCTGGAAGCAGAAGGCTATGACTGGATCAAGGAAGAGCTGGGTATTACCGATGAAACTGTAGGTCAAGAAGCGTAA
- a CDS encoding Dps family protein — protein sequence MGKAQSSKSTPKTQNKGVEQMLNQQVANLNVLYVKIHNYHWYVTGEQFFSLHVKFEELYNEVTLKMDEIAERLLAIKGRPLATMREYLDAATVQEASGNEDTRGMVQQLVEDMATLCEEFQEGIEMAEEAEDAPTADMLTGFKADFEKHMWMLRSFLG from the coding sequence ATGGGTAAAGCACAATCCAGTAAATCAACTCCAAAAACACAAAATAAAGGCGTAGAGCAAATGCTCAACCAGCAGGTAGCAAACCTGAATGTTCTGTATGTGAAGATTCACAACTATCACTGGTATGTGACAGGGGAGCAATTCTTCTCTCTCCACGTAAAATTTGAGGAGCTATATAATGAAGTAACCTTAAAAATGGACGAGATTGCGGAGCGCCTGCTCGCGATCAAGGGCCGTCCGTTGGCGACCATGAGAGAATATCTGGATGCCGCCACCGTGCAGGAAGCATCCGGTAATGAGGATACACGCGGTATGGTACAGCAGCTGGTTGAAGATATGGCTACGCTGTGTGAAGAATTCCAGGAAGGAATTGAAATGGCCGAAGAGGCAGAGGATGCGCCGACCGCAGATATGCTGACCGGATTCAAGGCCGACTTCGAGAAGCATATGTGGATGCTCCGCTCTTTCTTGGGCTAA
- the mtnK gene encoding S-methyl-5-thioribose kinase — protein sequence MSTYHPLSVQEAIELARTIPGHFSEGADLSCREIGDGNLNLVFHVTDTSSDKSIIIKQAVPYAKVVGESWPLSLDRARIERQALQIQHQYCPSLVPEVYAYCDEMAYTVMEDLSSYTIMRKGLIEGGVYPNFAEHIGEFIANTLFYTSDLGMNQQEKKVLAGQFVNPDLCKITEDLIFEDPYRDSPNNNYAEAIADEAAALRSDLPLHFEVALLRDKFLTRSQALLHGDLHTGSIFVTPESTMVIDPEFAYYGPMGFDIGAVLANLLLNYAAQPGWSKTEELAQREQRLLDMVPAVWNEFESRFRALWNRDLQDEMARTPGYQDHYISQILKDTAGFAGCKMIRRIVGLSHVADIDGIPDDALREAAQRKALAIGKALVRHNRSVSSIEHFMEVITQAINEIEVSI from the coding sequence ATGTCCACATATCATCCGCTTTCTGTCCAAGAGGCCATCGAGCTGGCCCGAACCATCCCGGGGCATTTCTCAGAAGGTGCCGACCTGTCCTGCCGTGAAATCGGAGACGGAAATTTAAATCTTGTGTTCCACGTTACAGATACTTCATCTGACAAAAGTATCATTATCAAACAAGCGGTTCCTTATGCAAAGGTTGTCGGGGAATCATGGCCGCTGTCTCTCGACCGTGCCCGCATTGAGCGTCAGGCACTGCAGATTCAGCATCAATATTGCCCAAGCCTCGTTCCGGAGGTATATGCTTACTGTGACGAAATGGCCTATACCGTCATGGAGGATCTAAGCAGCTACACGATTATGAGAAAAGGCCTGATTGAAGGCGGGGTCTATCCCAACTTCGCGGAACACATCGGAGAATTTATTGCGAACACACTGTTCTACACCTCCGATCTTGGAATGAATCAGCAGGAGAAGAAGGTGCTTGCCGGCCAATTTGTGAACCCGGATCTGTGCAAAATTACCGAGGACCTGATCTTCGAGGACCCGTACCGGGATTCTCCAAACAACAATTATGCTGAGGCTATCGCTGATGAAGCCGCTGCGCTTCGCAGCGACCTTCCGCTTCATTTTGAGGTTGCGCTGCTGCGGGACAAGTTCCTGACCCGTTCACAAGCGCTGCTGCATGGCGATTTGCATACGGGAAGTATTTTCGTAACCCCTGAATCTACGATGGTCATTGATCCGGAATTCGCTTACTACGGACCTATGGGGTTTGATATCGGTGCTGTGCTGGCCAACCTGCTGCTCAATTATGCTGCCCAGCCGGGCTGGAGCAAGACGGAGGAGCTGGCCCAGCGTGAGCAGCGTCTCTTGGACATGGTCCCTGCCGTCTGGAACGAGTTCGAATCCCGATTCCGGGCATTGTGGAACAGAGACCTGCAGGATGAGATGGCACGTACGCCGGGCTATCAGGATCATTATATTTCACAAATTCTTAAAGACACGGCCGGCTTTGCGGGCTGCAAGATGATTCGCCGCATTGTTGGCTTGTCTCATGTTGCCGACATTGACGGTATCCCAGATGATGCATTGCGCGAAGCTGCACAGCGTAAGGCCCTGGCTATAGGCAAGGCTTTGGTCCGCCACAACCGCAGCGTATCAAGCATAGAGCATTTTATGGAAGTCATTACCCAAGCCATTAACGAGATTGAGGTGTCCATATGA
- the mtnA gene encoding S-methyl-5-thioribose-1-phosphate isomerase, translated as MSTGTDQDFNASSPLSSLSWGGDHLLMLDQRLLPEEIVFLKLYTAEEVWEGIHSMKVRGAPAIGIAAAYGVVLAARAYPGALPVEWLEVTRKACAYLATSRPTAVNLFWALDRMKEKAGQLANTASSIAALNEQLLAEADAIRAEDEEVCRRIGEHALPLIQDGMGILTHCNAGGLATAKYGTALAPMYLAHENGISFKVFADETRPVLQGARLTAFELQQAGIDVTLLADNMAAMVMSKGWVQAVIVGTDRIAANGDVANKIGTYGVAVLAKAHGIPFYVASPLSTIDLSTPTGQDIPIEERAAEEITEGFGKRTAPQGVKVFNPAFDVTPNEYVTAIITEKGIVQAPYDESLKDLFADND; from the coding sequence ATGAGTACAGGCACAGATCAAGACTTCAATGCATCATCACCGCTAAGCTCCCTGTCATGGGGCGGCGATCACCTGCTGATGCTGGACCAGCGCCTTTTGCCTGAGGAAATTGTATTTCTGAAATTATATACAGCGGAGGAGGTCTGGGAAGGCATTCACTCCATGAAGGTACGCGGCGCTCCGGCGATTGGCATCGCGGCCGCGTATGGTGTTGTGCTTGCCGCCCGTGCTTATCCAGGGGCATTGCCGGTAGAGTGGCTGGAGGTCACCCGCAAGGCATGTGCTTACCTTGCAACCTCCCGCCCTACCGCCGTCAATTTATTTTGGGCTTTGGACCGGATGAAGGAGAAGGCCGGGCAGCTGGCCAACACCGCCTCCTCCATTGCAGCGCTGAACGAGCAGCTGCTGGCAGAGGCCGATGCCATTCGTGCGGAGGATGAAGAGGTATGCCGCCGGATCGGGGAACATGCATTGCCGCTCATTCAGGACGGTATGGGAATTCTGACTCACTGTAATGCCGGCGGACTTGCAACCGCCAAATACGGCACGGCTCTCGCGCCGATGTACCTGGCTCATGAGAACGGGATTTCTTTCAAGGTATTTGCCGATGAAACCCGTCCTGTGCTGCAGGGAGCACGCCTGACCGCATTCGAGCTGCAGCAAGCCGGGATCGATGTAACCCTTCTTGCGGACAACATGGCAGCCATGGTCATGTCCAAGGGATGGGTTCAGGCCGTCATCGTGGGTACTGACCGCATTGCGGCCAACGGAGACGTTGCGAACAAGATTGGAACCTATGGTGTGGCTGTTCTGGCCAAGGCTCACGGCATTCCATTTTACGTAGCCTCACCGTTGTCCACGATTGACCTCAGCACGCCAACAGGCCAGGATATTCCGATCGAGGAACGTGCAGCCGAAGAAATTACGGAAGGCTTTGGCAAGCGCACCGCACCTCAGGGTGTAAAGGTATTCAACCCGGCTTTTGATGTAACGCCGAATGAATATGTAACGGCAATCATTACCGAGAAGGGAATCGTTCAGGCTCCTTACGACGAGAGCCTCAAGGATTTGTTTGCCGATAACGATTAG
- a CDS encoding YunC family protein — translation MVTLLPVQIEGHIVMAVEVKLPKTNLVALYTDRGYIMCGALDVGLLNEKLAEREILAGRAVGVRSVSDLLEAPLESVTIEAEKQGIYAGMKGRDALLRMI, via the coding sequence ATGGTGACGTTACTTCCTGTACAGATCGAAGGGCATATTGTAATGGCAGTAGAGGTGAAGCTGCCGAAGACGAATCTGGTCGCTTTATATACGGACCGGGGCTACATTATGTGTGGTGCTCTCGATGTCGGCCTGCTGAACGAGAAGCTTGCCGAGCGTGAAATTTTGGCAGGCAGAGCTGTAGGGGTAAGATCTGTCAGTGACCTGCTGGAAGCGCCGCTGGAGTCCGTGACGATCGAAGCGGAGAAGCAAGGCATTTACGCCGGAATGAAGGGCAGAGATGCGCTCCTGCGTATGATTTAA
- a CDS encoding DUF423 domain-containing protein, with amino-acid sequence MALSVGIGAFGAHMLEDVISSDALTVYETGVQYHMIHGLAVILAGICGGWLGESKKLRLAGLLFIAGVIIFSGSLYVLALSGEKWLGAITPIGGVSFIAGWLLLAAGALEGARKGSRY; translated from the coding sequence ATGGCGCTTTCCGTTGGAATTGGCGCATTCGGAGCGCATATGCTGGAGGATGTGATCAGCAGCGATGCGCTAACGGTGTATGAGACCGGAGTGCAATATCATATGATTCATGGGCTGGCTGTCATTCTCGCCGGCATTTGCGGAGGCTGGCTTGGGGAATCCAAGAAATTACGTTTAGCTGGCTTGTTGTTTATAGCGGGGGTTATTATTTTCTCCGGAAGCTTGTATGTATTGGCGTTAAGCGGCGAGAAATGGCTCGGCGCCATTACTCCGATCGGTGGAGTATCCTTTATCGCTGGCTGGCTCTTGCTTGCCGCAGGAGCGCTGGAAGGAGCTAGAAAAGGCTCGCGTTACTGA